In the Hordeum vulgare subsp. vulgare chromosome 7H, MorexV3_pseudomolecules_assembly, whole genome shotgun sequence genome, one interval contains:
- the LOC123407988 gene encoding bark storage protein A-like produces MPATAMELSRLPLVLLFCLLAGSSTTALPALPGMDRVRQQVDRANRRGPSIGLVMSYVAEDTALQASGYFRPWRVQPFVDLYGRRFHIGSIRGVNVIYALTGQRRLNAAVTVQTLLDVFTVSGIVHYGTAGSSNDSMSFGDVSVPKLVAYTGAWTWKKYKSLKEASTELSFGQFNVPDEGENLLGSLKYRNEELYSVGKPMEEVFWLPVDSAWFKIAEGLKVTLERCNDTFCLPKTPQVVHGLKGASADMFLDNAEYRKFLFREFAVSTIDEESAAVVMTTTSPGVPVIVFRGVSDLAGGEPTWSSTSLMNLASINALKVAVEFIATIGRQMSTPSAQSSKN; encoded by the exons ATGCCAGCCACGGCCATGGAGCTCTCCCGCCTGCCGCTAGTCCTGCTGTTCTGCTTGCTGGCGGGATCGTCGACGACGGCCCTGCCAGCGCTGCCTGGGATGGACAGGGTGAGGCAGCAGGTCGACAGGGCGAACAGGCGCGGCCCGTCCATCGGGCTCGTCATGTCGTACGTCGCCGAGGACACCGCGCTCCAGGCCTCCGGCTACTTCCGGCCCTGGCGTGTCCAGCCCTTCGTTGACCTCTACG GACGGAGGTTTCACATCGGGAGTATTCGAGGTGTGAATGTTATATACGCATTGACAGGGCAACGCAGG TTGAATGCAGCTGTCACTGTACAAACTCTCCTCGACGTCTTCACCGTGTCTGGTATTGTCCATTATGGCACGGCAGGAAGCTCTAATGATTCAATGTCATTTGGAGATGTCAGTGTCCCCAAGTTAGTTGCTTATACAGGCGCCTGGACATGGAAG aAGTACAAATCACTTAAAGAAGCATCAACAGAACTAAGCTTTGGACAATTTAATGTCCCGGATGAAGGAGAGAACCTGCTAGGGTCTCTGAAATACAGAAATGAGGAGCTATACTCAGTTGGTAAGCCTATGGAAGAAGTTTTTTGGTTACCTGTAGATTCAGCATGGTTCAAGATAGCAGAAGGACTTAAG GTCACCCTTGAAAGGTGTAATGACactttctgcttaccaaaaacccCACAAGTGGTTCATGGGCTAAAAGGAGCATCCGCCGACATGTTTCTAGACAATGCAGAATACCGGAAGTTCCTTTTCAGAGAATTTGCGGTGTCAACAATAGATGAGGAAAGCGCAGCAGTGGTGATG ACAACAACATCTCCTGGCGTACCTGTGATTGTGTTCCGGGGAGTATCTGATCTGGCTGGAGGGGAACCAACATGGTCATCAACAAGCCTGATGAACCTGGCATCTATTAATGCACTCAAAGTGGCAGTGGAGTTCATTGCTACAATTGGCAGGCAGATGTCAACACCATCAGCACAAAGTTCAAAAAACTGA
- the LOC123407987 gene encoding pentatricopeptide repeat-containing protein At1g11290, chloroplastic — protein MLCSASSPPPPAGGHAATDHHARLRSAAARSDLPGALAAFAAMSTSASASPVLRTFTSLLKLCAARADLATGRAVHAQLAARGLSAESLAATALANMYAKCRRPGDARRVFDRMPVRDRVAWNALVAGYARNGLAGAAMEMVVRMQEEDGERPDSVTLVSVLPACADAQALGACREVHGFAVRASFDELVNVSTAILDVYCKCGVVEVARAVFDRMTDKNSVSWNAMIKGYAENGDATEALLLFKRMVGEGVDVTDVSVLAALHACGELGYLDEGRRVHELLMRIGLESNVSVMNALITMYSKCKRTDLAAQVFDEVRYKTPISWNAMILGCTQNGRPEDAVRLFSRMQLKNVKPDSFTLVSVIPALADISDPLQARWIHGYSIRLHLDQDVYVLTALIDMYAKCGRVSIARSLFNSARERHVITWNAMIHGYGSHGFGKVAVELFEEMKNSGRVPNETTFLSVLSACSHAGLVDEGRKYFSSVKEDYGLEPGMEHYGTMVDLLGRAGKLDEAWSFIQKMPMDPGISVYGAMLGACKLHKNVELAEESAHRIFELGPDEGVYHVLLANIYANASMWKDVARVRTAMEKKGLQKTPGWSIVQLKNEIHTFYSGSTNHQQAKDIYARLAKLIEEIKAVGYVPDTDSIHDVEDDVKAQLLNTHSEKLAIAYGLIRTAPGTTIQIKKNLRVCNDCHNATKLISLVTGREIIMRDIQRFHHFKDGKCSCGDYW, from the coding sequence ATGCTGTGCTCGgcctcgtcgccgccgcctcccgccgGCGGGCATGCCGCCACCGACCACCACGCAAGACTGAGGTCCGCGGCCGCGCGCTCCGACCTGCCGGGAGCGCTCGCAGCCTTCGCCGCCATGTCCACCTCCGCGTCGGCCAGCCCCGTCCTCCGCACCTTCACTTCCCTCCTCAAGCTCTGCGCGGCGCGCGCCGACCTCGCGACCGGCCGCGCCGTCCACGCGCAGCTCGCCGCGCGCGGGCTCTCCGCGGAGTCCCTCGCCGCCACGGCGCTGGCCAACATGTACGCCAAGTGCCGCCGGCCGGGCGACGCGCGCAGGGTGTTCGACCGTATGCCCGTGCGGGACCGCGTCGCCTGGAACGCGCTCGTGGCCGGGTACGCGCGGAACGGGCTCGCCGGGGCGGCCATGGAGATGGTCGTCCGGAtgcaggaggaggatggggagcggCCCGACTCCGTCACGCTCGTGTCCGTGCTGCCCGCCTGCGCCGACGCCCAGGCACTTGGGGCCTGCCGCGAGGTGCACGGGTTCGCGGTCCGTGCTAGCTTCGACGAGCTCGTGAATGTCTCCACTGCGATCCTTGACGTGTACTGCAAGTGCGGGGTGGTTGAGGTTGCCAGGGCTGTTTTCGATCGGATGACGGACAAGAACTCTGTTTCTTGGAATGCCATGATCAAGGGGTATGCTGAGAATGGGGATGCCACCGAGGCTCTCTTGCTGTTCAAGAGGATGGTGGGGGAGGGCGTTGATGTGACGGATGTATCTGTTCTGGCAGCATTGCATGCCTGTGGTGAGCTTGGGTATCTTGATGAGGGGAGACGTGTCCACGAGCTACTTATGAGGATTGGACTGGAGTCAAATGTGTCGGTGATGAATGCGCTGATCACCATGTACTCCAAGTGCAAGAGGACCGACCTCGCTGCCCAGGTTTTCGATGAGGTGCGCTACAAGACACCGATCTCCTGGAACGCCATGATCCTCGGGTGCACGCAGAATGGAAGGCCAGAAGATGCAGTGAGGCTCTTCTCTAGGATGCAGCTGAAAAATGTGAAGCCTGATTCGTTCACTCTCGTCAGTGTCATTCCTGCACTTGCAGACATTTCAGATCCACTGCAGGCAAGATGGATCCATGGATACTCTATCAGGCTGCACCTAGATCAGGATGTGTATGTTCTGACAGCCCTTATTGACATGTACGCAAAATGCGGCCGTGTCAGTATAGCTAGAAGTCTCTTCAACTCAGCAAGGGAGaggcatgttatcacatggaatgcGATGATCCATGGGTACGGCTCACATGGTTTTGGCAAGGTTGCAGTTGAGCTGTTTGAAGAGATGAAAAATTCTGGCAGAGTGCCCAACGAGACAACATTCCTTTCAGTCCTCTCGGCATGCAGTCATGCTGGTCTGGTTGATGAAGGGCGGAAATATTTTTCGAGCGTGAAGGAGGACTATGGACTTGAACCTGGGATGGAGCACTATGGTACCATGGTGGATCTTCTTGGCCGAGCTGGGAAGCTAGATGAAGCATGGTCTTTTATCCAAAAGATGCCTATGGACCCTGGCATCAGTGTTTATGGTGCAATGTTAGGTGCTTGCAAGTTGCACAAGAATGTGGAATTGGCAGAAGAATCAGCACACAGGATCTTTGAGCTAGGGCCAGATGAGGGTGTGTATCATGTCCTCCTAGCTAACATTTATGCAAATGCTTCAATGTGGAAGGATGTTGCAAGGGTGAGAACTGCTATGGAGAAGAAAGGCCTCCAAAAGACTCCTGGATGGAGTATTGTGCAGCTCAAGAATGAAATTCATACCTTCTATTCTGGAAGCACAAATCACCAGCAGGCAAAGGACATTTATGCAAGGTTGGCTAAGCTAATAGAAGAGATCAAAGCTGTGGGGTATGTGCCGGACACTGATTCTATACATGACGTAGAAGATGATGTCAAGGCACAGTTACTCAACACCCACAGTGAGAAACTTGCGATCGCATATGGGCTCATTCGCACAGCCCCTGGTACAACAATTCAGATAAAGAAGAACCTCCGTGTCTGTAACGACTGTCACAATGCAACCAAGTTAATATCTCTAGTGACAGGACGGGAAATAATCATGAGAGATATTCAACGATTTCACCATTTTAAGGACGGTAAATGTTCATGTGGAGACTACTGGTAG